Genomic DNA from Salinibacter pepae:
CCGTGGGGCCGGACCACCGGGTCCTCATCCCCGGCTCGGCGCTCCTCGGGGGCGCGCTTCTCCTGGGGGCCGACGTGCTGGCCCGCACCATCGTGGCGCCCGCCGAGTTGCCGATCGGCATCGTGACGGCCCTCGTAGGGGCGCCCTTCTTCCTGTGGCTCCTCCTGCGCGACCGCACCCGGGGGGCCGGATACTCGTTCTGACCACAGCCCCCCACCTGCACACTGCCTCGCCGTTCTCACTCCGCACCCGCCCCGCGCACCCTTATGCTCCGGCTCGCCCGCTTCCCCATCGCCCTCACATTGCTGCTTCTGGGCGCCTGCTCGACCGATGCCGGGCGTGCCCAGCCCGCGCCGTCCGCTGCTCCCCCCGCGCTCCACGACCTGCGGGTCGACGTGGGCTACCTCTCGGCCGATCTGCTGCGGGGCCGCGCGACGGGGACCAAAGGGGCGCGCCTCGCCGCCCAGTACCTCGTGCAGCGCTTTCGGGAGCTGGGGCTCGCGCCGGGGCTCGACAGCACCTGGACGCAGCCGTTTGACTTCACGTACAGCCCAAATCCGCACGCGCCGTCGGGACACGGGACGCCGCGCACCGGCCGCAACGTCGTGGCGCACCTCGACCGCGGGGCCAAGCGCACCGTCGTCATCGGCGCGCACTACGACGGGCTCGGCTACGGCGGCCCGGGCTCCCGGGCACCGGGCGACTCGCTCATCCACAACGGCGCCGACGACAACGCGAGCGGCGTGGCGGCCCTGCTGGAAATCGCCCGCCAGCTCAAAGCGTCCGACCCCCTGAACAGCAACGTCCTCTTCGTCGCCTTCTCGGGGGAGGAGCTGGGGCTCTACGGCTCGAAGCACTTCGTCGACGCGATGCCGGTGCCCACCCCACAGGTCCGCTACATGCTCAACCTCGACATGGTGGGCCGCCTCGGCGATTCGCGGCGGCTGGTGGTGAGCGGCACCGGCACCTCGCCCGCCTGGCCCCCCGCCCTCGACGCGGCGGCCAGCGCGACCAACATCACGCTCGCCGAAGACCCGTCCGGCCTCGGCGCCTCCGACCACTCCTCGTTCTACCTGGAGGAGATCCCCGCGGTGCACTTTTTCACCGGCAGCCACGACGACTACCACACGCCCGCCGACGACAGCCACCGGATCGACTACGATGGGCTGCGCGACGTCGCCACGTTCGCCGTCCGCGTCGTCGAGGCCCTGGAGGACGACGGGGCCCTCTCATTCACCGAGACCGACAATGAGCCCCAGGGCCGCCGGACGTCGTTCGACGTGACCCTGGGCGTGATGCCCGACTACACCTTCGAGGGCGAGGGGATGCGCATCGACGCGGTGACCGAAGACGATGGCCCCGCGGCCCGTGCGGGACTCCGGGCGGGCGACGTGGTGGTGCGCGTCGGCGACGTGACGGTCGACGACATTTATGCCTACATGGACGCCCTCGGCGAGCTGGCGCCGGGAGACGCGACCCCCGTGGTTGTGAGGCGCGGCGATCAGACGCTGACAAGCGAAGTCCGGTTCTGACGCCCACATCGCCCCGACGGTCTCCCTCGGTGGGGGCCTCCGTGCTCCGCGATCCATCATACGAACCCCTACAGACACGCGTCGTGGGGAATGAGCGACGCGCCTGTGCGGTCTTGCCAT
This window encodes:
- a CDS encoding M20/M25/M40 family metallo-hydrolase is translated as MLRLARFPIALTLLLLGACSTDAGRAQPAPSAAPPALHDLRVDVGYLSADLLRGRATGTKGARLAAQYLVQRFRELGLAPGLDSTWTQPFDFTYSPNPHAPSGHGTPRTGRNVVAHLDRGAKRTVVIGAHYDGLGYGGPGSRAPGDSLIHNGADDNASGVAALLEIARQLKASDPLNSNVLFVAFSGEELGLYGSKHFVDAMPVPTPQVRYMLNLDMVGRLGDSRRLVVSGTGTSPAWPPALDAAASATNITLAEDPSGLGASDHSSFYLEEIPAVHFFTGSHDDYHTPADDSHRIDYDGLRDVATFAVRVVEALEDDGALSFTETDNEPQGRRTSFDVTLGVMPDYTFEGEGMRIDAVTEDDGPAARAGLRAGDVVVRVGDVTVDDIYAYMDALGELAPGDATPVVVRRGDQTLTSEVRF